The genomic stretch CGGTTTAATGTGGTTGGTGATGGTGGGTTGATTATGTCGGAGTTGCCGCAGTACCAGTTACCTCAGTTTCGTCGGCCTGTGTTGTTGGAGCAGGCGATGATTCATCGTTCCTATGTGAATGAGAATCCCCGTGTGCGGGTGCATAATGAGCGGCTGGAGTTTTTGGGTGATGCGATTTTGAATTTTTTGTGTGGTGAGTTTCTGTATCAGCGCTATCCGGATTTGGCGGAGGGGAAGCTGACGCCGATGCGATCGTCACTCGTTGATGAGAAGCAGTTGGCGCAGTTCGCGCTCGCTCTGGATTTGGGGTCGCAGTTGCGGCTGGGCCGAGGGGCGGAGCGGGATGGGGGCCGGGAGAATCCGAATTTATTGAGCTGTGCGTTTGAGGCGTTGGTGGGGGCGTATTATCTGGACTGCGATGATATTGATGCGGTGCGGGAGTATGTGACGGCGTTTTTTGAGTCGGTGGTGGTGGAGGTGGCGGAACCGGCTCCGGAGATTAACCACAAGAGCCGGTTTCAGCATTGGGCTTTGACGGAGCATGGGGAGAATCCGAAGTATGTGATTGTGGCGGCGACGGGGCCGGATCACGAGAAGGAGTTTGTGGCGGAGGTGCAGGTGTTGGGGAAGACCTATGGTCAGGGTCAGGGGCGGAGTAAGCAGGTGGCGGAGAAGGAAGCGGCGCGGGATGCGTTGGAGGAATTGGGGATTTATGGATAGGTGTTTCAACGTTGGCGGATGTTCGTAAATTCTGCTTCAATTAGCTGTGATCGGATGAAGCGTAGTCTGTAATCTGGATTTGGGAAGAAGATCTAGGTTAATTTCTGTCGGATATCGAACGGCGGCTTCTGCCCATCGGTTGCTAACGTGGTGCGAAGGTATCTCATTGCCACCTAACGTTGCTCATCACCCGCCGCAGATCCCCTTTGTATATACCAATCAACTTTCGGCGGTCGGTGTGCATGGACGTTGTTAGACTGTAATCACTTGTCCAAAGAATGCATCAGCATGGCTCATTATCCAGAGGTTTGTCTGTGGAATAAAATGAATACATCCAGGAACACACTCTATAGACTGCTAGCTGGAATTTCTATTTGCCTCATGGTCTAGAATATTGAACTAATTTAAAGCCGAGAAAACCATCATCTAAAGCCGAGAAAACCATCATCCGAAAAACATCATGAAGCAATTAATTGAGTTTACTTTACCAGATAACAGCACTATTTTGGCAGAGGTCGAAGATGTTGCTGATGAATCAGAATTAGGAGGATTTCAATCGACTGCACGAAACCAGAAAGGTATCATGAAATCGCAGGAAACCTTTTCCCAAGCACTTGACAATCTAAAGCCAATGGTTGATTCCATAAAGCAGAAGTTTAATGAGATGAATGAACCAGCTGATGAGGTTGAAGTTAAGTTCGGTCTTAAGCTCACTGGACAGTTTGGTGCAGTTATTACTGTGGGTGGAGAAGCCTCTTACGAGATTACATTGCGCTGGAAAAAATAGTGATGCTAAGTTTTGAGGAATGCCAAGCAGTCATTGCAAGAATCTATCAAACTTCACTCAATGACTTAGAACACGGAGAAGTCGCTTTAACCCAAAGAAAAGTCATAGGAACAGGCTTTCTAGTATCTTCCAGTTACTTATTGACTTGTGCTCATGTGGTAATTGAGGCATTAGGGTTAGACTCAGAGAGTCTTCTTGTAAAGCCAAAAACCCCCGTCTTAATAGACTTTCCTAAAAACAACTACTTTCCTCAATGCCGCGCAACGGTTGTTATCTGGCAGCCTAAGCGTTCAGGCACCAATCAGCTAGCAGTTGAGGAAGATATTGCTCTCTTGGAGTTAGATAGAAAACTCCTGGGTTTTGAACCGCTTCGTTGGGCGAAGAATTCTGTCCGACGAGGAGCCATTTTTGAAACCTATGGTTTTCCTCAAAATTTTGATACTGGTTTGATGGCTCGAGGATCAATCGTTGCAGAAATAGCACCTCAAAATAGACTTCAACTTCAGGTCGATTCTCAAGTGGCAATAGTCAAAGGGTTTAGTGGTTCACCTCTTTGGTGTGAGCAATACCAAGCTATTGGTGGAATGATTATGAGTGCAGAGCCTAAAGGTCTAATTGCTTGTGCTATTTCAGGAAAGATTTTATTTAGGTATTTAAATGCTTGGGAACAGCATAATTTTTTTATTAAACTACTAGAATCAGTTGATTGGAAGTTAGTTAAGCGTTATTTTCAAAAGGCTTATCTAGTGTGTCAACAATTAACTCATGCTAGTAGTGAGTTGCCAGAAGTGCATAATCCCTTCAGTGCTATTATCTGTCTTTCTTTTATGGAAGCACGTTCGGAAACGGATCCAGTGCAGATATTTGCTGTATATCTTTTAGAAAATTTGCAGGAGAAGACTGTTCAGTTATCACAAGAAAATATGAGCTTAAGAGCTCACATTCAGGAGCTTGAGATATTTCTGAAAGAACATCAAATAGATGCTGAAGATATCAATATTCAATGGAAAGAAAAAGAAGCAGAACTTAAAAAAAAGGATAAACAAATTCAAGAATTTCAACGTGTAGCCGAACAGCTTAAAAAAATAGAGAGTCGACTAAAATTAGAACTAGAGCATTCTAGAAACGAGTTGCAGTTGAAAAATACAGAAATTGAAGAGAAGAATGAAAAAATAAAATTGCTTCATAACACGATTCAGCAACAGCAACCAGTGATTAATGAGAATAGACCAACTATTCTAGATGAGTACAAAACATTGCAAGAGACACTTGTACGTGGAGATTGGGAGCAAGCAGATCTGGAAACTCATAGAATTTTGATGCAGGCTATCGGAAATGAAATACTTTCTATGGAAGTGCCTATTGAAATAGAAGAAATTGAGAATATACCTCATGAAGATTTAAAGAAAGTCGATCATTTATGGATGAAATATAGTGAAGGGAAATTTGGATTCAGAAAGCAACTAAGTATTTATTTGGAGTTAATCTTTAAATCTGATTCTAATTACAGAGATGAATTGTTTGATTCTTTCCTTAATCAAGTGGGTTGGAGAACTGATGATCTCGACCCAAGTTGTGAGGGACATTATCCTTCCTATAGGCATTTTGTTGATGAGGAAATTCAAGAATTAGAGATAATTTTTAGAAGATTTCTGGATCACTTTAGAGCTTGTGCGTAATGTGCTGATAGTTTTTGAATATGAGAGATTTATTCTCGCTTCAAATTATTTTTGACTCATTATCTTTATGAAATTAAGAGTCCCAGAATTCACGATTAATACCTTTCCTCTCATCGATCCTAGATATTCTTAGATCGCCTCCAGATATTAGGCCGATCAACTTCCATAGTACCCAACTAACTAAGATCACATAGATAGCTACTGTTAATATACCAATGATTTGTGGCCAAAGTGATTCCCAAAAACTACCCCCTAGTAGAATTCCAATATCTGGACCAACAGGAATTTCTAGATTGTTTTGATCATACTTTGGGTAAAGACCATATTTCGAATATATATTAGCTCCTTCGCTAAATAGACCTACGGCAATCGTTCCCCAGATACCACATCCAAGATGAACTGGGATAGCACCAACAGGGTCATCTATTTCAATTTTCTCTAATAGAACTGTGACGAAGTTGACCAATATCCCTCCAATGAAACCGATTATTGCGGCGGATGGCAAGCCCACAAAAGCACACGATGCTGTAATGCTTACACAACCTCCAAGGATGCCATTTATAAGAAAAGCTATGCTGGGCTTCTCAAAATATATCCATGCTCCAATAAGAGAACCCAAACTACCTGTTGAACCAGCAAGAGCAGTGTTCAAAAGTACATGAGAGATTGCTGTTGAGTTTGCTTCTAGGGTTGAACCAGCATTGAAGCCGAACCAACCAAGCCAAAGAATTAAGCATCCCAAAGTTGAAAGGCTTAAACTATAAGCCTTGAATGGGTAAATTCTGTTACCTCTACAGGTTCTTCCTCTAAAGTCTGGTAAAGCCCCGCCCACTCCTGAGCGATATCGATCTAACCTAGGTTTAAGAATCCATGTACCGATTAAGCCTGCCATCCCTCCTACAGAATGCACAGTCGTAGAACCTGCAAAGTCCCAGAAGTGGAGTTTTGAAAGCCAGCCTCCCCCCCAGATCCAATGACCTACAACTGCGTATACGAAAATTGTGAACAAGGGAACGAATAGGAAAAATGATTTGAATTTTATTCTTTCAGCAACAGCTCCTGAAATAATAGTGGCCGCAGTACTGGCAAATGTTAGCTGGAAGAAGAACTTTGTACTCAAGGGTATTGCAGCCTGGTTGAGGGATTCAAATACCCCCTTATATGCATTTCCTATAGTTGGGCTATTTTCCGCATAGCTAATCAAGAAAAAGCCGGAACTTCCAAATATTGGATTGCCCTTTCCAAACATCACACCAAAACCTAGTGCCCAAAATACGATGGCCACAATACTAAAGACGACCAAATTCTTAGCTAGAATAGTTTTAGAATTCTTGAACCTACAAAAACCTGTCTCTAACGCAGCAAACCCAGCATTCATAAAAAAGACTAGAGAGCCAGCAACTAATACCCAGATCGTATTTAGAGTAATTTGGTACTTATACTGAGAGATTTCTAATTCTCGTATTCTGGCTGAATCCGTATCTCCTACTTTTAGGATTTCGAGTTCACTAAAGGTGACGTCTTTAACCGGATTGAGATTTCCTTGATCAGTTTCAACTTTTACATCTTCCTTAGCTATCCGCTTTAAATTATCCTTATTCGATTCGGTTACATCTTTTCCTCGGAAATCAATATCACATCCACTTTGGGCAACTGAAATATCAAACTGCTTTTTAGGATATTTATTTTCAACAGCTATCTCGACATGTTCAGCTAGGCCATTCAGGGAAAATGTATTACCAATACCTTTATTACAGGGATGAATTCGTGCAGAAAAAAGGTTGGCTACCCAAAAGCTGAGTGGCAGTAGAAATAAAATAATAAAATATCCCAGAGATCGCCGAAAAATCATCATATTCCCCTTTTTAAATGTCAAATATGCTTGTTTTATGACTAATTCTACTATTTGCTGAGACAGATCATTCAATAGAGCTAAATAGGCTCAGTGGCTCAAAAACTTTCTCAAAAGAGAGAATTGCATTAAGGAAAGTGTTAGGGTCAGGCTAACTATTTGTAGTGAGAAATTTTCTGTATATCCTGCCTAGGAGAACAGATGGGAGAGATTTTCCGTATAGCCTCATAGGCAAATCGAGAAATTTTCTGTATATCCTGCTAATAGGAGTGCTAGATCGAACGTTTCTCAATATCATCCCCATGCAAAATCCGTCTAAAAAGCTCCTAGAAAAGGTGAAAGATCAGATTTGGCTCAAACATTACTCCTATCGTACAGAAGACTCCTACGTTCAGTAGATTCGGCGTTATATTTTGTTTCATAACCAATGCCGCCCTCAGGAAATGGGTGTTCCAGAGATTGAAGCCTTCCTCATTCATCTCGTCATTGAAGGCCAGATCTCAGCTCCTAACCCTGACCTAAAACTGCGTATCGTACCATCCGCTGTGGTTCCGTCTCTAAAACCTGTGCGATAAATACCATCCGATCGGGGTCAGGCCCCATTACTCGTTCAAACAATGCATCCTCATCGATATCGGCATCCAGTACCATGCCATCCTCAAACCAAACAAACTGACGTGGATGCGCTTTAAACAACTCTGTACGGCTTGCGTCAAACAGACCTTGCTGACGTTCCAGATACGCCAAAACCGCTGCATCAATATACTGCTCAAGCCCTTTGGGTTTGGTGTTTTCTGCGGAAAGCGTCATCAGTTCAGCGCCTCAGCCTGTAAAAGGATGTCTCGATCGTAGCACAACCGATCAGAGCCATCGGCATGGCAAATCAGTAACCCGATCGATGCGACATCCTCGGCCCAACCCCGCTTCTGACAATACAGCGCTAGAGATTGGTCTTGTAGAATCAAAGGTAAGAAATTCTGATGGCCCTGCTTTGCAAACTACCTGCCATGATGCAAACCACGATCGTGCCCCATTCATCCACTAAAACGTTACACGAAACAGAAGTGCACAATCTTGGGTCGTTCTTCTAATAGCGATTCGCCATATTTGTCTCTTCGATCGAACATTGTTGCTGGTCGATCGTGCTCAACTTTCAGCTCAAGACCAAAGCGATCGTGTCTCTGGGTGTGGCACGATCGTGCCAAGTCGCATCAAACATCATGGATAAGAACGCCGTAAAATATCCCCATGAGTTTTGATAGTACCTGTCGGCGCTTGGCTGAACGATTCCCTGAAGATTTCTTCTGGGGCGGCCCATTACCTCCACCGTTTTACATCCCACCGAGCTTTCCTTAGAACCCATTCGGGCGGATAACTTAATCCTGCTGGAAGGCGAATCCGAGATTTTGCATATTGAGTGGCAGACTGATCCAAGCCAAGTCATGCCCATGCGTCTGGCCGACTATCGACTCCGCATTTATCGCAAAGCGCCGAATAAAACAATTCACCAAGTTGTGATTTATCTACGCCCGACCAATTCCGAACAGGTTTACCAAGAGTATTTTGAGATTGCGGGCATGTATGCGGAATATCGGGTGATTCGGATTTGGGAAATTCCCGCCGCTGATCTGATGTGCTCCCCTGGATTATTGCCTTTTGCCGTGTTGGGCCAAACCGAAAATCCCGCCCAAGTATTACGCGATTCGGTCAAACAGATGAGTCGCTTATCCGATACACAGCAACAACATGAGACCTTAGGAGCCGCTTACGTGCTGAGTGGATTAGTATTAGATCAGGCAATGATTGGCCAAATCATTCGGAGAGATGTTATGCAAGAATCCGTCACCTACCAAGCTATTCTGCGCGAAGGCCGCGAAGAGGGCCGCGAAGAGGGCCGCGAAGAGGGCCGCCAGGAAGGTCGTGAAGAGGGCCGTCAGGAAAAAGCTAGGGAAACAGCCATTACGCTATTGCAAGCCGGGATTGACATCGACTTGATTGCCCAGGCTTCAGGCTTATCGATCGGCGACATCAACCAACTCAAAGCCGCTCTATAGCAATTTAACTGCGCTAGCATCATCAAGCCCAAAACCGATCGTGTCTCTGGGTGAGGCACGATCGGTTTGTCTAACTATCAATCAATTCCGCGACCTAAAGTTCTTCAACCTCAAGCTCCTCTTCGGCATCGGCTTGGGGCTGCGGCTGGAACTGGAAGACCGAATAAATCACATCACGGCGAATATTCGTCATCATCTCCAAGAACAGCTCAAACCCCTCAGTCTTATACTCCACCAACGGGTCTTTCTGGCCATACCCGCGCAAGCCCACCGACTCGCGTAGACCATCCATCGACTGCAAATGCTCTCGCCACAGGGTATCAATCCGATTCAGAATAAAGAACCGTTCCGCCTGACGCATCAAGCCCTCGCTCACCTGCTCAATCTCCGCTTCCTTAATGTCATAGGCAATCCGCAGTTGCTCCCGCAAGAACAACTTGATTTCCGCCACATTCATATCATCGAGCTGATCAGGTGCGAGATCCTGGAGCAAGTAAACAAACTCCTGTGTCTTCGCCACCAACCGATCGAGGTTCCATTCCTCCGGTGGCAACTCCGGCTCGATATAGGCATCGACGATTTCGTCCATCGTCCGCTCCCCATACTCCAGCACCTGCTCCCGCAGATCCTGACCTTCCAGCACCCGCTGCCGCTCGGCATAGATCGCCCGGCGCTGCTTATTCATCACTTCGTCATACTCGAACACCTGCTTCCGGATGTCGTAGTAATAGGTTTCGACCTTCTTCTGCGCGCCTTCCAGGGACTTGGTTAACATGCCCGATTCGATCGGCATGTCTTCTTCCACCCGGAACATATTCATCATGTTGGCCACGCGCTCGCCACCAAAGATCCGCAGCAAGTTATCTTCCAAACTCAAGAAGAACTTCGTCGAACCTGGGTCACCCTGACGCCCCGCCCGGCCGCGCAACTGGTTGTCAATCCGGCGCGACTCATGGCGCTCCGTGCCAATCACATGCAAACCGCCAAGACTGACCACTTCTTCGTGCTCCGCATCGGTTAATGCATCGTATTCCTTGCGAATCGATCGATAGGTTTCCCGCAGCTTCAGAATCACCTCATCTTGGGTCGGCATCTTCTCCGCCGCCGTCGCAATTTTGTCCTCGGCTTCCAGTTCCGTCAGACTTTGCTCACCGTATTGCTTCACGGCGATCGCCACCGAATCCTTCAGCAGCAGCTCTGTCTCATCGGAGATCTGCACCGGGAAAATATCCGGGCTGGCTTTCCAAGTCTTGACCTTACGATCGGCCCCAAAGCCTTCACCCCCTTCGGCGGAATCCAAGGCTAAACCTTGCCCTGCGAAGTTCATATCATCTTCCGGCGCGACCATCCGGGGCATAAAGTATTCCCGCATTTTCAGCCGCGCCATATAGTCGGAGTTACCCCCGAGGATAATGTCCGTACCCCGACCGGCCATGTTGGTCGAAATCGTCACGCGGCCTTTGCGTCCGGCCTGGGCCACAATCTCCGATTCCCGCTCGACGTTCTCCGGCTTCGCATTCAATAATTGGTGCGGCACATCCAGCTCCGCCAACAGCGACGAAAGCAACTCGGATTTTTCCACACTGGTGGTCCCCACCAGCACTGGTCGTCCCAGCTCATGCATCTCGGCACATTCCTGGGCCGCCGCTTTCCACTTGCCCAACTCCGCCTTATAGACCAAATCCGCCATATCCGTCCGTGCATTCGGTCGGTTGGTGGGGATTTGCGTCACTTCCAGGTTGTAGATCTTCTCGAATTCCGCTTCCTCGGTCTTCGCGGTGCCCGTCATACCCGAAAGCTTGGGATACAGCAGGAAAAAGTTCTGATAGGTAATCGTCGCCAGGGTCTGGGTCTCGTTCTGGATATCGACATGTTCCTTGGCTTCGATCGCTTGGTGCAAGCCATCACTCCAACGCCGACCCGGCATCACCCGCCCGGTAAATTCATCAACAATGACGATTTCGCCGCCTTGGACAATGTAGCTTCGGTCTTTGACAAACAGCTCCTTGGCTTTCACCGCGTTAAAGATGTAGTGGGCCCAGGGGTCATCACGATCGAACAAGTCCGTCACGCCCAGCAACTGCTCCGCCAGGATAAAGCCCTCATCCGTCAGCAGAATATTCCGCTGCTTCTCATCGACTTCGTAATGCTCCTCGGCGTTCAACTGGTTGGCAACTTCACTTGCCCCCACATACTTCTCGGTGGGACGCTCCACCTGACCGGAAATAATCAGCGGTGTCCGGGCTTCATCGATCAATACCGAATCCACTTCGTCAATCACGCAGTAGTTAAACGGTCGCTGCGTCACTTCTTCGATCGACGTGGCCATGTTGCCCCGCAGATAGTCAAAGCCCAGCTCACTGTTGGTTGCGTAGGTAATGTCGCACTCGTAATTCTTGCGCCGCTCCTCGGGTGACATATCCTGTTGAATCAGGCCCACCGTTAAACCCAAGAAGCGGTGAATTTGACCCATTGACTCTGCATCTCGGCGGGCCAGGTAGTCGTTCACCGTGACCACATGGGACCCTTTGCCGGA from Romeriopsis navalis LEGE 11480 encodes the following:
- the rnc gene encoding ribonuclease III; its protein translation is MSELPQYQLPQFRRPVLLEQAMIHRSYVNENPRVRVHNERLEFLGDAILNFLCGEFLYQRYPDLAEGKLTPMRSSLVDEKQLAQFALALDLGSQLRLGRGAERDGGRENPNLLSCAFEALVGAYYLDCDDIDAVREYVTAFFESVVVEVAEPAPEINHKSRFQHWALTEHGENPKYVIVAATGPDHEKEFVAEVQVLGKTYGQGQGRSKQVAEKEAARDALEELGIYG
- a CDS encoding CU044_2847 family protein, giving the protein MKQLIEFTLPDNSTILAEVEDVADESELGGFQSTARNQKGIMKSQETFSQALDNLKPMVDSIKQKFNEMNEPADEVEVKFGLKLTGQFGAVITVGGEASYEITLRWKK
- a CDS encoding GUN4 domain-containing protein, translating into MLSFEECQAVIARIYQTSLNDLEHGEVALTQRKVIGTGFLVSSSYLLTCAHVVIEALGLDSESLLVKPKTPVLIDFPKNNYFPQCRATVVIWQPKRSGTNQLAVEEDIALLELDRKLLGFEPLRWAKNSVRRGAIFETYGFPQNFDTGLMARGSIVAEIAPQNRLQLQVDSQVAIVKGFSGSPLWCEQYQAIGGMIMSAEPKGLIACAISGKILFRYLNAWEQHNFFIKLLESVDWKLVKRYFQKAYLVCQQLTHASSELPEVHNPFSAIICLSFMEARSETDPVQIFAVYLLENLQEKTVQLSQENMSLRAHIQELEIFLKEHQIDAEDINIQWKEKEAELKKKDKQIQEFQRVAEQLKKIESRLKLELEHSRNELQLKNTEIEEKNEKIKLLHNTIQQQQPVINENRPTILDEYKTLQETLVRGDWEQADLETHRILMQAIGNEILSMEVPIEIEEIENIPHEDLKKVDHLWMKYSEGKFGFRKQLSIYLELIFKSDSNYRDELFDSFLNQVGWRTDDLDPSCEGHYPSYRHFVDEEIQELEIIFRRFLDHFRACA
- a CDS encoding ammonium transporter, with the protein product MNDLSQQIVELVIKQAYLTFKKGNMMIFRRSLGYFIILFLLPLSFWVANLFSARIHPCNKGIGNTFSLNGLAEHVEIAVENKYPKKQFDISVAQSGCDIDFRGKDVTESNKDNLKRIAKEDVKVETDQGNLNPVKDVTFSELEILKVGDTDSARIRELEISQYKYQITLNTIWVLVAGSLVFFMNAGFAALETGFCRFKNSKTILAKNLVVFSIVAIVFWALGFGVMFGKGNPIFGSSGFFLISYAENSPTIGNAYKGVFESLNQAAIPLSTKFFFQLTFASTAATIISGAVAERIKFKSFFLFVPLFTIFVYAVVGHWIWGGGWLSKLHFWDFAGSTTVHSVGGMAGLIGTWILKPRLDRYRSGVGGALPDFRGRTCRGNRIYPFKAYSLSLSTLGCLILWLGWFGFNAGSTLEANSTAISHVLLNTALAGSTGSLGSLIGAWIYFEKPSIAFLINGILGGCVSITASCAFVGLPSAAIIGFIGGILVNFVTVLLEKIEIDDPVGAIPVHLGCGIWGTIAVGLFSEGANIYSKYGLYPKYDQNNLEIPVGPDIGILLGGSFWESLWPQIIGILTVAIYVILVSWVLWKLIGLISGGDLRISRIDERKGINREFWDS
- a CDS encoding Rpn family recombination-promoting nuclease/putative transposase → MTSTVLHPTELSLEPIRADNLILLEGESEILHIEWQTDPSQVMPMRLADYRLRIYRKAPNKTIHQVVIYLRPTNSEQVYQEYFEIAGMYAEYRVIRIWEIPAADLMCSPGLLPFAVLGQTENPAQVLRDSVKQMSRLSDTQQQHETLGAAYVLSGLVLDQAMIGQIIRRDVMQESVTYQAILREGREEGREEGREEGRQEGREEGRQEKARETAITLLQAGIDIDLIAQASGLSIGDINQLKAAL
- the secA gene encoding preprotein translocase subunit SecA; translation: MLKALLGDPNARKLKKFKPIVSEIELFEEDIEPLSDEQLVAKTAEFQAKVAQAKNYDDEQRILDDILPEAFAVVREASKRVLGLRHFDVQMQGGIVLNSGQIAEMKTGEGKTLVSTLPAYLNALSGKGSHVVTVNDYLARRDAESMGQIHRFLGLTVGLIQQDMSPEERRKNYECDITYATNSELGFDYLRGNMATSIEEVTQRPFNYCVIDEVDSVLIDEARTPLIISGQVERPTEKYVGASEVANQLNAEEHYEVDEKQRNILLTDEGFILAEQLLGVTDLFDRDDPWAHYIFNAVKAKELFVKDRSYIVQGGEIVIVDEFTGRVMPGRRWSDGLHQAIEAKEHVDIQNETQTLATITYQNFFLLYPKLSGMTGTAKTEEAEFEKIYNLEVTQIPTNRPNARTDMADLVYKAELGKWKAAAQECAEMHELGRPVLVGTTSVEKSELLSSLLAELDVPHQLLNAKPENVERESEIVAQAGRKGRVTISTNMAGRGTDIILGGNSDYMARLKMREYFMPRMVAPEDDMNFAGQGLALDSAEGGEGFGADRKVKTWKASPDIFPVQISDETELLLKDSVAIAVKQYGEQSLTELEAEDKIATAAEKMPTQDEVILKLRETYRSIRKEYDALTDAEHEEVVSLGGLHVIGTERHESRRIDNQLRGRAGRQGDPGSTKFFLSLEDNLLRIFGGERVANMMNMFRVEEDMPIESGMLTKSLEGAQKKVETYYYDIRKQVFEYDEVMNKQRRAIYAERQRVLEGQDLREQVLEYGERTMDEIVDAYIEPELPPEEWNLDRLVAKTQEFVYLLQDLAPDQLDDMNVAEIKLFLREQLRIAYDIKEAEIEQVSEGLMRQAERFFILNRIDTLWREHLQSMDGLRESVGLRGYGQKDPLVEYKTEGFELFLEMMTNIRRDVIYSVFQFQPQPQADAEEELEVEEL